One window of the Clupea harengus chromosome 20, Ch_v2.0.2, whole genome shotgun sequence genome contains the following:
- the LOC116218005 gene encoding ribonuclease H-like, with the protein MLDNAEIFVGTEPIPDGRAVFVDGSSFMRDGERLTGWAAVGDGKVLRAGKLYKGGAQVAELVAVTNALQLALHSNVPVNIFTDSAYAYHSTHTWGPVWKSRNFTTAAGAPIAHKAEIITLSETLTHLTPSKCSVIKITGHSEQTKDALAQESKQLTVTWRFFLRTSHFERQN; encoded by the exons ATGCTAGACAATGCAGAGATCTTTGTGGGAACGGAGCCCATTCCAGACGGCCGAGCTGTGTTTGTTGATGGCAGTTCATTcatgagagatggtgagagattGACTGGATGGGCTGCTGTGGGGGATGGAAAAGTTTTGCGGGCGGGAAAGCTCTACAAAGGGGGAGCCCAGGTGGCAGAACTCGTTGCTGTAACAAATGCCTTGCAACTCGCTTTACATTCTAATGTGCCTGTCAATATCTTCACAGACAGCGCTTACGCATACCATTCCACTCACACTTGGGGTCCTGTATGGAAAAGCCGTAACTTCACAACTGCGGCTGGAGCCCCCATTGCTCATAAAGCTGAGATTATCACACTCTCTGAAACACTGACCCACTTAACACCTTCTAAGTGTTCTGTCATTAAAATCACAGGACACAGTGAACAAACAAAGGACGCCCTGGCTCAAG AATCAAAACAGCTGACGGTCACCTGGAGGTTCTTCCTCCGGACCTCACACTTCGAAAGACAAAACTGA